Part of the Corynebacterium efficiens YS-314 genome is shown below.
TTCCACTACTACTCCGAACCGGACCGCGGGTGGGCCTGGCAGGTACCGCTGTTGGAACTGCCCCGTGCCCAGTTCCTGCTGATGTCCGCCACCCTGGGTGACACCGAGTGGTTGGAGAAGGATCTGACCAGTCGCACCGGCCGCACCACCACCTTCGTCGGCAACACCGAACGCCCGGTCCCCCTGGAGTTCTCCTATGTCTACACCCCGGTGCATGAGACGATCGAGAACCTGCTCAAGGAGAAGAAGGCGCCGGTCTATGTCGTCCACTTCACCCAGCGTGATGCCATTGAGCGCGCCCAGGCCATGACGTCCCTGACGGTGGTGACCAAGGAGGAGAAGGACCGGATCGCCGAGGAGATCGGGGATTTCAGGTTCACCACCACCTTCGGCAGGACCCTGTCCAAACTGGTGCGCCGGGGCATCGGTGTGCACCATGCCGGCATGCTGCCCAAATACCGCCGACTGGTGGAGAAACTCTCCCAGACCGGCCTGCTCAAGGTGATCTGCGGAACCGACACCCTCGGAGTGGGCATCAACGTTCCCATCCGCACGGTGCTCATGACCGGGCTGGTGAAATTCGACGGTTCCCGGGAACGCGTACTGAAATCCCGTGAGTTCCACCAGATCGCGGGCCGCGCGGGTCGCGCCGGATATGACACCGTGGGCCATGTGGTCATCCAGGCACCCGAGCATGAGATTGAAAATGCCCGGCTCCGCCAGAAGGCCGGGTCGGATCCGAAGAAGCTGAAGAAACTGGGGCTCAAGGCGACCCGGCCGGGTGAGGTCACCTGGACGAAGAGCACCTATGAGCGACTCACCACCGCCGAACCCGAGCAGCTGACGAGCCAGTTCAAGGTGACCAACTCCATGATCCTCAACGTGGTTGCCCGCCCGGGGGACGGCTATGAGCACCTCAGGCACCTGCTGCGCACCAACCACGACACACGCGCCAAACAGAACAGGGATATCCTCACCACCCTGGAACTCTTCCGCGGACTGGTGAACGCGAAGATCATCGACAAGGTTGTTGACGGCCCGGATGAGACCGGGCGGATCTACGCGCTGACCGAGGATCTCCAGCGCGACTTCGCCCTCAACCAGCCACTGGCACCCTTCGCGCTGGCGGCCCTGACATTGCTGGACAAGGAATCCGAGACCTACACCCTGGATGTGATCAGCGTGTTCGAGTCCATCCTCGACGATCCACGCCAGATCCTCATCGCCCAGCAGAAGGCCCGGCGCGGTGAGGAGATCGAGGCACTCAAAGCCGAAGGCGTGGACTACAGCGAGCGCATGGCCATCATCGAGGATGTCACCTGGCCGAAACCGTTGGAGGAGGAACTGGAACAGGCCTTCGACACCTTCCGGGAGGGACACCCCTGGGCGAAGGAATTTGAACTCAGCCCGAAGTCCGTGGTGCGCGACATGATCGAGCACGGTATGACCTTCTCCGACCTGGTGGCCACCTACGGGGTCGCCCGCTCCGAGGGTGTGGCACTGCGCTACCTCACCGATGCCTGGCGCACGCTACGGCAGACCCTGCCGAAGGAGCACAGCACCGAGGAACTGGAGGATGTCATCGAATGGCTGGGCGAGCTCGTCCGCCAGGTTGATTCGTCCCTGGTGGACGAATGGGCCCAGATGGCGGACCCGGATGCTCCGATCTCACGCGAAACCCTGGAGCGTGAGCTCGCCTTCGGGGTGGAGGATCCCACCGCCCTGACCGCCAACCGCAGGGCGTTCACCATCATGATCCGCAACGCCATGTTCCGTCTGGTGGAACTGTTTGCCTACGAGAAGGAGGAGCAGCTTACGGAAATGACCTCCTACCTCGATGAACAACCCGACTTCCCCGCGGCGATGGATGCCTACTTCGATGAATACGCCGACCTGGACACGGGCCCTGCCGCCCGTGGGCCGGAGTATTTCTCGGTGGAACAGACGGGACGTGCCTGGGCGGTACGTCAGATCATCAAGGATCCGGAGGGGGATAACTCCTTCGCCTTCGTCGGTGTGGTGGATCTGGATGCCTCCGACGAGGCCGGCGAGGTCCGGTTCTCCTCCCTGGATATCCAACACAACTAGAGGCCACCGGGGGTGGGTTGACCCCCGGAAGGGTTTCCAGCCGGGGAAGGGGTTGTTGACATATCCGCAGGATATTCAGCGGTTTTACCTATTTACCGAGGATAACGCCCACGTAATCGTTATTTTTCATTACCCTTCCATGGCATTTCCGGTTATGGTTATAGGCATGAGCAATAAGGAGTACCGGCCCACATTAGCGCAGCTGCGTACATTCGCAACCATCGCGGAGTGCAAACACTTCGGTACCGCTGCATCAAAACTGTCCATTTCCCAACCGTCGCTGTCCCAGGCACTCGTTGCCCTGGAGACCGGTCTCGGGGTGCAGCTGATTGAACGCTCCACGCGCAAGGTCATCGTCACCCCCGCCGGTGAGAAGCTCCTCCCCTACGCCAAATCCACCCTGGATGCCGCCGAATCCTTCCTGGCCCACGCCCGTGGCGCCAACGGTTCCCTCACCGGTCCACTCACCGTCGGTATCATCCCGACCGTGGCACCGTATATCCTGCCCTCGCTGCTATCCATCGTGAATGCCGAGTTCCCTGATCTGGAACCCCACATCGTCGAGGACCAGACGAAGCATCTGCTGTCCCTGCTGCGGGACGGCGCGATCGACGTCGCGGTCATGGCACTCCCCTCCGAGACCCCGGGCATGATGGAAATCCCCCTCTACGACGAGGACTTCGTGGTCGTTGTCCCCGACGACCATGAACTGGCCGGACGACAGGACCTCCAGCTGACCGCCCTCGATGAGCTTGAACTGCTCCTGCTCGACGATGGCCACTGCCTCCACGACCAGATCGTTGATCTGTGCCGGCGTGTGGATGTCAACCCCATCAGCTCCACCACCGCCGTCACCCGTGCCTCCAGCCTGACCACGGTCATGCAGCTGGTGGTGGCCGGTCTGGGTTCCACCCTGGTCCCGGTCAGTGCCGTGCCCTGGGAATGCACCCGCGACGGTCTGGCCACCGCCAACTTCGGTCCGGATGTGGTGGCCAACCGCCGCATCGGGCTGGTGTACCGCTCCTCCTCCTCACGAGCAGAGGAGTTCGAGCAGTTCGCCCAGATCCTGCAGCGTGCCTTCGATGAGGCCCTGAAAAACGCCCACGCCACCGGCATCCAACTCAAGGACAACAACCCGATCATCCCGCTGCCGGTGTAGGTTGACCGCGGGCCGGGTACCAACTGGGGACCAACCGCAGACCAATCGCAGACCCAAACGCCCCCTCCCTTGTGGTGTCGCCCTGATGGTGGTCAGGGCCCCGGGAGGGGGCGTTGCCGGCTGTTTCAGCTGTGTCGGCCCTTGTGACAACTCTGTCAGCTCTGTGATCGAGCCGGATGTGGCGACCTTTTAGCTGGTGCGGTGTTCCACCGGCACGCGCCCACCACTCATCTGGCGGTACAGGTGCGCCGAGATGAGCACGCTCACCGGCATGAAGATGACCAGACCGAGCAGCAGTGTCAACGGCACGGCGATCACGATGACCACCGTGGACAGGATGCTGTAGAGCAGCAGCTTGGGGTAATTGCGGGCCGCATCGGACACTCCGCGGGTGATGGCCCCCATCGCGTTCTCGCGTCCGTCGGAGGTGTAATAGATCCAGTAACTGTACAACGGACTGAGCAGACCGGAGATGACCAGCAACACCAACAGGCGGGTGAACACCGCGCTCTCCACCGCAACCTCACCGGTCATCTCATTGACGGTCACCAACTCCGAGGTATCACCCTGGATGACGAGGCTGACCACAAACCCCACCACCGTGATGATGACCAGGAGGGTGACGGTCTGCCCCACGTTGATCGGGCGGAAGAACTCCGGCACCCGCGCACGGCGCCCATCGGTTTCGATGAGCGCCCCCCGGATCACGCAGATTGCGATCGCCCAGACGATCACCGAGGTCACCAGGTTGAGGATGACATTGGCCGGGGACAGCGGATCATTGTTCATCGCGGCATCCGGGCTGATGGCGAACATCATGAATCCCAGGAGTGTGGACAAGACGATGAACAACAACCCCACCAGGACGGTGCCGAGGATCCACACCGCCGGATTGGCGAACACCGCCTTGAACCCGAACCGCACGGCACGCATCACGTTCACCCGACCATTGGTGCTTTCCAGGGGGGTGCCGCCCTCATCCTGTCCGGTGTACTGCCCGAACGTCCCCTGGCCATAACCGGTGTAGGCATCATCGCGCGGACTGTAACCCTGGTAGCCACCGCCCGGATAGGGTTCATAACCGGAGTACGCCGGTCCCCCGGTGTCCCCGCCACCCTGCGGGTAACCTCCTCCCCCGTTACCACCGGCGCCGTATCCGGGATTGAATCCGCCCGGGGCATCCTCCGGGTGGCTGGTGCGGTGATAACGCTTGGGGGTGTCCCCATCACCACGGTTGTGCCCCTCACCGCGCTGGTAGCCATCGGGATCATGAGATGGTGTCTGTTCACCCCTGTTGTCCGGATCAGAATCACGGTGGTTGCCCCGACCGTCACCGAACTCCGGGTCTGATTCCGGGCCCTGGCCCGGTGTGTTCTCATCGCGGGTCATGGTTATCCATCTCTCCTCTTCCTCGACTGACGCCAGGTACCACCCCGGGCACCCCGGTTCACTCACCGGGGGTCGGGGCAACCGTGGCGCACGACGCATTCTGATTTCAGGGTACTCGCAGCCGAACTCGAATGAGCAGCGGGGAGCAAGTAGAATGACCAGCTAGCCATGACTACACCTGAGAACACTCCCACGCGAGCTGAACTGTACGAACTCCTCGACGGGGTTTCGCTCACCGATGAACGGTCTTTCCGCCGTCGACTCCAGAAGGCCCGGTCCCCCAGGGCACTGACCGCCATCCGCACAGACATCGACAAGGCCCGTCAGCGCGTTGAGGCCCGTGCTGCCCTCGTGCCCGAGATCACCTACCCGCAGTCATTGCCTGTCAGTGCGCGCCGGGAGGATATCGCCGAGGCGATCAGCGAGAACCAGGTGGTCATCATCGCCGGTGAGACCGGTTCGGGTAAAACCACCCAGATCCCGAAGATCTGTCTCGAACTGGGACGCGGGCGCAGGGGTCTTATCGGCCACACGCAGCCGCGTCGATTAGCAGCACGCACCGTCGCCGAGCGCATCGCAGATGAGCTCGGACAGGGTATCGGCGAGACCGTCGGCTATGCCATCCGTTTTGATGACCGTGTGTCCCCCTCCACCTCGGTCAAGCTCATGACGGACGGCATTCTGCTGGCGGAGATGCAGCGCGACCGTTTCCTCAATGCCTATGACACGATCATCATCGACGAGGCGCACGAACGTTCCCTCAATATCGATTTCCTGCTGGGGTACCTACGCCAACTGCTGCCGAAACGCCCCGATCTCAAGGTCATCATCACCTCCGCGACGATCGACCCGGAGCGTTTCGCCACCCACTTCGCCGACGCTGAGGGCAAACCGGCGCCGATCATCGAGGTCTCCGGACGCACCTTTCCCGTGGAGATCCGGTACCGCCCACTCGAGGTGGTCCAGGGTGACAAGGTCATCGACATCGACCCGCTCGATGGACTGTGTGATGCCATCGAGGAACTCATGGCGGAGGGGCCCGGTGACATCCTGTGTTTCTTCCCCGGTGAACGCGATATCCGTGATGCCATGGAGATCATTGAGGGACGCAGATGGAAGGGGGTGGAGGTCACACCGCTGTTTGGCCGGTTGTCCAACGAGGAACAGCACCGTGTGTTCCGTCCCCATTCAGGTCGTCGGATCGTCCTGTCCACCAATATCGCGGAGACGTCACTGACCGTCCCGGGTATCCACTATGTCGTGGACACCGGTACCGCACGCATCTCGCGGTACTCGGTACGCACCAAGGTGCAGCGACTGCCGATCGAGCCGATCTCACAGGCCAGCGCGAATCAGCGGTCGGGTCGTTGTGGTCGTGTCGCCGACGGCATCGCCATCCGCCTGTACTCCGAGGAGGATTTCGAATCCCGTCCGGAGTTCACCGACCCGGAGATCCTGCGCACCAACCTGGCCAGTGTCATCCTCCGGATGGCTTCGCTGCGTCTGGGGGATATCACCGACTTCCCCTTCGTGCAGGCACCCGAGCAACGCTCGATCCGCGATGGTCTGCTGCTGCTCCATGAGCTCGGTGCCCTCGCGGAGGACGTGGCCGAGGACGGTTCGCCACAGCTCACCCCGATCGGCCGGGACCTGGCGCAGATTCCGGTGGATCCGCGCATGGCCCGCATGTTGGTGGAGGCCCACCGCCTCGGGGCGCTGCATCCGGTCATGATCATCGTGGCCGCCATGACCATCCAGGATGTCCGGGAACGCCCCCTGGAGTTCCAGGCGCAGGCGGATCAGGCCCACGCGCGATTCAAGGAGATCACCAGTGATTTCCTCAGCTACCTCAAGCTGTGGGAGTACATCAGCGACCAACGTGACAACACCAGCGGAAACGCCTTCCGGAAGCAGATGAAGAAGGAATTCCTCCACTACATGCGTATCCGCGAGTGGTGGGATCTGGTCCGCCAGCTGGAGCAGGTCGGCCTGCAGCTGGGGTGGTCGGCCAAGGAGAATGTCGCCGGCACCGCCAGCCCCGATATCATCCACCAGTCCCTCCTGTCGGGTCTGTTGTCACAGATCGGCGCCCGCGACGGTGACAGCAGGGAGTTTTCCGGTTCGCGGGGCACGAAGTTCATGATCTTCCCCGGCTCACCGTTGTCGAAGAAGCCACCCCAGTTCATCATGGCGGGACAACTGGTGGAGACCTCGCGCCTGTGGGCCCGTGATGTGGCGAAGATCGAACCCGAGTGGGTCGAGAAGATCGCCGGCCCCCTGTTGAAACACCAGTATTCCGAACCGCACTGGTCCACCAAGCGCGGCGCGGCGATGGCCCATCAGAAGTCCACGCTCTACGGTGTCACGATCATCGCCGACAAGGTGGTGCCCTATCACCGGGTGGATCCGGCGGCAGCCCGCGACATGTTCATCCGTCATGCCCTCGTCCAGGGTGAGTGGACCACCCATCACCGCTTCTTCCATGACAACGCGGCCAAACTGGAGGACATCGCCGAGTTGGAGGCCAAGGCCCGGCGCCGTGACATCATCGTCGACGAGGACACCCTCTTCGACTTCTACGATTCCCGTCTCCCGGAGACCATCACCACCTCCCGGCACTTCGATTCCTGGTGGAAGAAGACCTCCAGAAACCAGCCGGACCTGCTGGATTTCGATCCGGAGAAACTGGTCAATGCGGATGCGGGGGTCATCCCCGAGGAGGCATTCCCCGACAGGTGGGAAAAGGGCGGCCTGATCTTCGACCTGAGCTACCACTTCGAACCGGGCCACCGCGACGATGGTGTCACCGTCCTCATTCCGGTGCCGGTTCTCGGCGGGTTGGACAACGAGGGGTTCGACTGGCTCGTCCCCGGCGTCCGTCTCGACCTGGTCACCGAGCTCATCCGCACCCTGCCCAAGGCTTTACGACGCACGGTTGTCCCCGCCCCGGATTTCGCCCGCCGGGCGCTGCCCCTACTGCACCCCTATGCCTCCCCCCTGACCTCCCAGCTGGCTGACGCACTGCGGTCACTCGGTGGCAGTGGCATCAATGCGTCCGATTTCTCCCCGGGAAAGCTACCCGACCATCTACGGATCACCTACGCCGCGGTGGACAAGCGGGGGAAGATCATCGACCGGGACAAGGATCTGACCGCGTTGAAGGAACGACGCGCATCACAGATCCGTGCGTCGGTGTCCCGGGTGGCGCGCACCTCGGAGCAGGACGAGGTTCCATCCTGGACCAGGGAGACCCTGGGCACGATCGATGAGGAGATCGACACCACGGTGGACGGTCAGAAGGTCACCGCCTTCCCCGCCCTGGTGGTGACCCCGACAGGGGTGTCGGTCAAGGTGTTCCCCACCCGGGCCGCCGCCGATGCCTCCATGGTCACCTCCACGCTCACGCTGTTGATGCGGGAGATCGAGGTCAACCCGAAGCAGATGCTCAAGGGACTTCCCCTGCAACAGAGAGTTGCGGTGGACAACTATCCGCACGGCGGTTCCGAGGGCCTGGTCGCTGATGCACGCGTCGCGGCCATCCGTGACCTCATGTTCGCTCATGGCGGTGCAGTGCGTACCCCGGAGGAATTTGAGAAGCTGTTGGCGACGGTCAAGCCTGCCGTGGCGGGGGAGGTGCGGCGAACAATTGTGGAGCTGGCTCCGGCCCTGGTGCGCTTCGCCAACATCACTGCGGAGCTGGAGGGATGGACAGGACCGGCCATCGATGACATGACCGCCCAGCTGGAGTTCCTCCTGCCCGCACATGCCATCAGTATCCACGGGGCCCAGCGCCTGCGTCACCTCCCCCGTTATCTCCATGCCATGGCCATACGCCTGGAGGAGATGAACCGGGATCCGGACCGGGACGCTGACCGACAGGACGAGATCCAGGGGGTGGAGAAGTATCTGGAGGACCGCCTGGCCAAGCTGCCGAGCAATCGCCGTAACACCCGTGAGGTCAGGGACATCAGGTGGCAGATCCAGGAGCTGCGGGTGAGTCTGTTCGCCCAGCGCCTGGGCACCCCCAAACCGGTGTCGGCTCAGCGCGTGAGGAAGATGGTCGACAAACTGCGCTGATCTACCCCTGTTGGACCTGTTTTTCCCTGCTCTGACGTCGCATCAACCGGATCTCCTTCTCGAAGTCATCGGCACTCTCGAACGACTTATACACAGAGGCGAAACGGAGGTAGGCCACCTCATCCAGCTCACGGAGGGGGTCGAGGATGGCCAGACCGATGTCATTGGCACGAACCTGGGAACTACCGCTGCTTCGGACTGTTTCCTCGACCTGCTGGGCGAGGCGTTTGAGGGAATCATCGGAGACATCCCGCCCCTGACAGGCCCGGCGTACACCGGTGACCACCTTCTCCCTGCTGAATGGTTCTGTCACTCCATTGCGTTTGAGCACCAGCAGGACGGCTTTTTCAATGGTGGTGAACCGTCCCTGGCACTGACTACATTCCCGTCGGCGACGAATCGCACTTCCCGCCTCGATGACGCGGGAATCAATGACCCTGGAATGACCGTGCTGACAAAACGGGCAGTACATGCGTGTGATCCTTCCCTCAGCATCTCCCACACCCCGGTGGAGGGGGACGCTCACAGTCAGTCTAGATGATTAAGTCCTATTGATTTTTAGTGGTCGTAGGCGATCAGGGAGCGTTTGTTGGGGGCGTCGATGAGCCAGTTGTGCCAGATCCCGGCGGCCAGGGCCAAAAGTTTCGCGGCGACTCGGGCGTAGACGCCTTCGACGGTGCGCCCGCCGTGCTGCTCGAGGCCGAGTTGGCCTTTAAGCGTGTCGAAGACGGACTCGACCCACTGGCGGATACCACCGAGGGCCCCGAACCGGGGCTTTTCATCCTTGCGGTCGGGACGGACGAGGTGGGCGCCAAGCTCGTCGGTGACAAACGCCTCGAACTCTTTCCCGGCGAAGCCCTTGTCCGCCAGGATGACCTGCCCGTCGCGCACCAGATGACAGTCATGATCAAGCAGGACCTGGGTGGTTTCCCGCTCGCCGATCTTCGGGTTGGCCAGCCCCCAGATCACCGGCATCCCGTCCGGGGTGCAGACCAGATACAGGCGAAAACCCCAGAAGAACCTCGAATGCGAAGCGCAGTAGCCGTAGCCGGCATGCCCGACCAGGTCAGAGCGTTTGACTGTCTCTCTTGAGGTGCCGCAGGGTACCGGGGTGGAGTCGAGTAGTCGCAGGATCTCGTGCCAGGAGGCGGTGTCTTTGGCCAGGGCGGTGATCACCGCGCTGATCAACGGGCCGGCGGCCCGGATGCGCTTGTTGTAGCCCGATTGTTGGGGCATCGCCGGGAACATTCCGGTCAGGTGTGCCCGGGCGTAGCGCACCCATCGGGATTCTGAGGAGGATCCGTGCAGCAGGTGTTGGGCGACGGCCAGGCACAGCAGTTCGGCGTCATCGAGGGCTGGTCGGCGCCCTGGGCGGTGAGTCCGGTCGTAGTCCAGATCGGGCAGGACACGGTCGACCAGGGTGACGTAGAGTGTGGTCAGGAGAGTGTTTAGTTTGTTGTTCACACCAAAAACTCAAGCACTCTCCGCCCTCGTTGAACAGACCTGCGCGCGAGAGTCCTAATAGGACTTACTCATCTAGGTCACCGGGCCACCCGTTCCCCACACTCATCGCTGACCACCCAGGGAATGGGGGTCAATGTCCAGTCCAACCATCTGGGTTTCGCTGTAGGTGGGCAGGGCTTCCTCCTGCCCGGTTTGGGACAGGAGGATCCCGGCGACGATCACCAGCCCGAAGAAGGCCCCACCCGCCCACTGTTTGAGGTTGTCACTAATCGAACGCGATAGGTGATTGTCAGTCCGGAGGGTCACATCCACGCGGGGTGCCTCCCCCACGGAGCGCAGCGGGGTGTTCGAATGGATCCCGCGTGCCGGGTGACGGTGCTCATTTCCGTAATAATCCTTCCTATTCGAATTTCTAAGCGTTCGAACATGCACTGGATTTGACTGGAAAATCTGCGCGCGCCCACCACCCCATACCGCAGCGGGTGGCACGACCACACCACCTCGCCCTTTACCGCCTCGACCACCCTGACCAGCTGTTATGGAAATAGCCATGATCCTGCCCCTTTCGCCTGGAGATATTCTACAAACCCGGCCCACCACCATCGAACACCGTTATCGTTCACATGTTCGACTAAATTCTCCTCTCGATTTATAGCAGCTGGAAAGAATGATGTCTACATCCGGGCCGAAAAAGTCGAACACTCGTACCATTTCCCCAGGCGAACATGTATGGTTGAGACAACGGAACCCATAAGAACGGTTCGAACAGTCCCCCGCTTCGCACCAGCTACCCACCGACCCGGCCGCATCCCGGGATCGGACCAATGGTCGAAACCACCCGGACACCGATAACCATCAACTGGAAGGACCTCTACCCCATGGCCACCGAGAAGACCCCCAAGGCCCGAGGCAGTCGGGGCAGCCGCACGGTGACGATGCTGCCCAACGGTAAACCCGATCCCGCCAGCCTCTCCGACCGTCAGCGCAGGATCCTCGAAGTTATCCGGGATGCCGTCGTGCTCCGGGGTTACCCACCGAGCATCCGCGAAATTGGTGATGCGGCAGGTCTGCAGTCCACCTCATCCGTGGCCTACCAGCTGAAAGAACTGGAGAAGAAGGGCTTTCTCCGCAGGGACCCGAATAAGCCCCGCGCTGTTGACGTCCGGCATCTCCCGGAGACCGACAACCGCACCAAGGCCGGACCGAAAGCCAAGGCCCGCCCCACCGCCGGCGCCTCCCCGCAGCCAGAGCTTGCCAGCAGCACCTCATTCATCCCCGTCGTGGGCAAGATCGCCGCGGGCAGCCCCATCCTGGCTGAGCAGAACATCGAGGAGTACTATCCCCTCCCCGCCGACATCGTCGGAGACGGTGAACTCTACATGCTGCAGGTAGTCGGCGAGTCCATGCGGGACGCGGGCATCCTCGACGGTGACTGGGTTGTGGTACGTTCCCAGCCGGTTGCAGAGCAGGGGGAATTCGTCGCCGCCATGATCGAGGGGGAGGCAACAGTCAAGGAGTTCCACAAGGACGCCTCCGGCATCTGGCTGCTGCCCCATAATGATTCCTTCGCCCCGATCCCGGCGGAGAACGCGGAGATCATGGGCAAGGTTGTCTCGGTGATGCGCAAACTCTAGCTCCACCCGTGGACTACCCTGTTCGCCTGATCCCTCTCGGTGCGAACGGGGTTTTTGCTTTTCTGACCACATTCGGGGGTGGATGGAAGAAGTCAACCCCGTGAATCCAATAGTGGTTTTAGTGTGGATTTGGCGTGCTCTTAGACCATTTTCCACATTCTTCCTGCCCGATCTAGTGAGATTTCCCCTTCTTATCACGCCCCACATGACAACTTTTCATAGGATTCGGGCGTTGGATAGTGCGATAATGGAAAACAATAACGGGCATATATCTCAAAATGTCTTTTTGCTTTAAGGAGTGGCATGTACGCAGAGGAACGACGTCGTCAAATCGCCTCATTGACGGCGGTTGAGGGTCGGGTGAATGTCACTGAGCTGGCGGGGCGG
Proteins encoded:
- a CDS encoding DEAD/DEAH box helicase, with the translated sequence MNLSQMLPDLTDVPASLLDESIFDSFLAWTRERGISLYPAQEEASLGILTGDNVILATPTGSGKSMVAIAAHFIALARGQRSFYTAPIKALVSEKFFALCEVFGPENVGMMTGDATVNGRAPIICATAEIVANIALRDGAGAPIDQVVMDEFHYYSEPDRGWAWQVPLLELPRAQFLLMSATLGDTEWLEKDLTSRTGRTTTFVGNTERPVPLEFSYVYTPVHETIENLLKEKKAPVYVVHFTQRDAIERAQAMTSLTVVTKEEKDRIAEEIGDFRFTTTFGRTLSKLVRRGIGVHHAGMLPKYRRLVEKLSQTGLLKVICGTDTLGVGINVPIRTVLMTGLVKFDGSRERVLKSREFHQIAGRAGRAGYDTVGHVVIQAPEHEIENARLRQKAGSDPKKLKKLGLKATRPGEVTWTKSTYERLTTAEPEQLTSQFKVTNSMILNVVARPGDGYEHLRHLLRTNHDTRAKQNRDILTTLELFRGLVNAKIIDKVVDGPDETGRIYALTEDLQRDFALNQPLAPFALAALTLLDKESETYTLDVISVFESILDDPRQILIAQQKARRGEEIEALKAEGVDYSERMAIIEDVTWPKPLEEELEQAFDTFREGHPWAKEFELSPKSVVRDMIEHGMTFSDLVATYGVARSEGVALRYLTDAWRTLRQTLPKEHSTEELEDVIEWLGELVRQVDSSLVDEWAQMADPDAPISRETLERELAFGVEDPTALTANRRAFTIMIRNAMFRLVELFAYEKEEQLTEMTSYLDEQPDFPAAMDAYFDEYADLDTGPAARGPEYFSVEQTGRAWAVRQIIKDPEGDNSFAFVGVVDLDASDEAGEVRFSSLDIQHN
- a CDS encoding hydrogen peroxide-inducible genes activator gives rise to the protein MSNKEYRPTLAQLRTFATIAECKHFGTAASKLSISQPSLSQALVALETGLGVQLIERSTRKVIVTPAGEKLLPYAKSTLDAAESFLAHARGANGSLTGPLTVGIIPTVAPYILPSLLSIVNAEFPDLEPHIVEDQTKHLLSLLRDGAIDVAVMALPSETPGMMEIPLYDEDFVVVVPDDHELAGRQDLQLTALDELELLLLDDGHCLHDQIVDLCRRVDVNPISSTTAVTRASSLTTVMQLVVAGLGSTLVPVSAVPWECTRDGLATANFGPDVVANRRIGLVYRSSSSRAEEFEQFAQILQRAFDEALKNAHATGIQLKDNNPIIPLPV
- the hrpA gene encoding ATP-dependent RNA helicase HrpA, whose product is MTTPENTPTRAELYELLDGVSLTDERSFRRRLQKARSPRALTAIRTDIDKARQRVEARAALVPEITYPQSLPVSARREDIAEAISENQVVIIAGETGSGKTTQIPKICLELGRGRRGLIGHTQPRRLAARTVAERIADELGQGIGETVGYAIRFDDRVSPSTSVKLMTDGILLAEMQRDRFLNAYDTIIIDEAHERSLNIDFLLGYLRQLLPKRPDLKVIITSATIDPERFATHFADAEGKPAPIIEVSGRTFPVEIRYRPLEVVQGDKVIDIDPLDGLCDAIEELMAEGPGDILCFFPGERDIRDAMEIIEGRRWKGVEVTPLFGRLSNEEQHRVFRPHSGRRIVLSTNIAETSLTVPGIHYVVDTGTARISRYSVRTKVQRLPIEPISQASANQRSGRCGRVADGIAIRLYSEEDFESRPEFTDPEILRTNLASVILRMASLRLGDITDFPFVQAPEQRSIRDGLLLLHELGALAEDVAEDGSPQLTPIGRDLAQIPVDPRMARMLVEAHRLGALHPVMIIVAAMTIQDVRERPLEFQAQADQAHARFKEITSDFLSYLKLWEYISDQRDNTSGNAFRKQMKKEFLHYMRIREWWDLVRQLEQVGLQLGWSAKENVAGTASPDIIHQSLLSGLLSQIGARDGDSREFSGSRGTKFMIFPGSPLSKKPPQFIMAGQLVETSRLWARDVAKIEPEWVEKIAGPLLKHQYSEPHWSTKRGAAMAHQKSTLYGVTIIADKVVPYHRVDPAAARDMFIRHALVQGEWTTHHRFFHDNAAKLEDIAELEAKARRRDIIVDEDTLFDFYDSRLPETITTSRHFDSWWKKTSRNQPDLLDFDPEKLVNADAGVIPEEAFPDRWEKGGLIFDLSYHFEPGHRDDGVTVLIPVPVLGGLDNEGFDWLVPGVRLDLVTELIRTLPKALRRTVVPAPDFARRALPLLHPYASPLTSQLADALRSLGGSGINASDFSPGKLPDHLRITYAAVDKRGKIIDRDKDLTALKERRASQIRASVSRVARTSEQDEVPSWTRETLGTIDEEIDTTVDGQKVTAFPALVVTPTGVSVKVFPTRAAADASMVTSTLTLLMREIEVNPKQMLKGLPLQQRVAVDNYPHGGSEGLVADARVAAIRDLMFAHGGAVRTPEEFEKLLATVKPAVAGEVRRTIVELAPALVRFANITAELEGWTGPAIDDMTAQLEFLLPAHAISIHGAQRLRHLPRYLHAMAIRLEEMNRDPDRDADRQDEIQGVEKYLEDRLAKLPSNRRNTREVRDIRWQIQELRVSLFAQRLGTPKPVSAQRVRKMVDKLR
- the nrdR gene encoding transcriptional regulator NrdR, which encodes MYCPFCQHGHSRVIDSRVIEAGSAIRRRRECSQCQGRFTTIEKAVLLVLKRNGVTEPFSREKVVTGVRRACQGRDVSDDSLKRLAQQVEETVRSSGSSQVRANDIGLAILDPLRELDEVAYLRFASVYKSFESADDFEKEIRLMRRQSREKQVQQG
- a CDS encoding IS982-like element ISCef3 family transposase — its product is MNNKLNTLLTTLYVTLVDRVLPDLDYDRTHRPGRRPALDDAELLCLAVAQHLLHGSSSESRWVRYARAHLTGMFPAMPQQSGYNKRIRAAGPLISAVITALAKDTASWHEILRLLDSTPVPCGTSRETVKRSDLVGHAGYGYCASHSRFFWGFRLYLVCTPDGMPVIWGLANPKIGERETTQVLLDHDCHLVRDGQVILADKGFAGKEFEAFVTDELGAHLVRPDRKDEKPRFGALGGIRQWVESVFDTLKGQLGLEQHGGRTVEGVYARVAAKLLALAAGIWHNWLIDAPNKRSLIAYDH
- the lexA gene encoding transcriptional repressor LexA, with product MATEKTPKARGSRGSRTVTMLPNGKPDPASLSDRQRRILEVIRDAVVLRGYPPSIREIGDAAGLQSTSSVAYQLKELEKKGFLRRDPNKPRAVDVRHLPETDNRTKAGPKAKARPTAGASPQPELASSTSFIPVVGKIAAGSPILAEQNIEEYYPLPADIVGDGELYMLQVVGESMRDAGILDGDWVVVRSQPVAEQGEFVAAMIEGEATVKEFHKDASGIWLLPHNDSFAPIPAENAEIMGKVVSVMRKL